A stretch of Prunus dulcis chromosome 6, ALMONDv2, whole genome shotgun sequence DNA encodes these proteins:
- the LOC117632720 gene encoding F-box/kelch-repeat protein At1g15670-like — protein sequence MVKCPNFMAGEKLTHSLTKNKKQKKKTSLLQKLHLCFPAKIASLLCFKVHFFANMWNLKLTQLLPGLPEELGLECLTRLPYSAHPVASQVCRPWRTLLESQQFYHHRKKNGHTHKVACLVQALPHEPLVSESDGPKSNDSPSYGIAVFDPVSCSWQRVDPVPKYPNGLPLFCQLASCEGKLVAMGGWDPVSYDPVTDVFVYDFTNSQWRQGNDMPSKRSFFAIGSYSGRVYVAGGHDENKNALKSAWVYDLRLDEWTELTQMSQERDECQGVVIGDEFWVVSGYGTESQGVFEGGAEALEFGSGRWRRVDGAWEVGQCPRQCVGVGIDGKLTSWSELDSAVRVGTCGVTVGGGTLVMGSEYQGAKQGFYMVEEMKGGQNGKLEKISVPDEFSGFVQSGCCVEI from the coding sequence ATGGTCAAATGCCCAAACTTCATGGCCGGGGAAAAGCTAACACACTCactcacaaaaaacaaaaaacaaaaaaaaaaaactagtttgcTGCAAAAGTTACATCTTTGCTTTCCTGCAAAAATTGCATCTTTGCTCTGCTTCAAAGTTCACTTCTTTGCTAACATGTGGAATCTTAAGTTGACTCAATTGCTTCCGGGTCTGCCTGAAGAACTCGGGCTCGAGTGCTTGACTAGGTTGCCTTACTCAGCGCACCCAGTTGCTTCCCAGGTCTGTCGTCCATGGCGGACGCTATTAGAAAGTCAACAATTTTATCATCACAGGAAGAAAAATGGCCACACCCATAAAGTCGCATGCTTGGTTCAAGCTCTTCCTCATGAGCCCCTCGTATCAGAATCAGACGGACCCAAATCCAACGACTCTCCCAGTTACGGAATCGCCGTGTTTGACCCGGTGAGTTGCTCTTGGCAGAGAGTCGACCCGGTGCCCAAGTACCCAAATGGGTTGCCTTTGTTTTGTCAACTGGCAAGCTGCGAAGGGAAGCTTGTGGCGATGGGCGGATGGGACCCTGTGAGCTACGACCCGGTCACCGACGTGTTTGTGTACGATTTCACAAATTCTCAATGGAGACAGGGCAACGACATGCCGTCCAAGCGTTCCTTCTTTGCAATCGGGTCCTACTCGGGTCGGGTCTACGTGGCGGGTGGGCACGACGAGAACAAGAACGCGTTGAAATCAGCGTGGGTTTATGATTTGAGACTGGACGAGTGGACTGAGTTGACTCAGATGAGTCAGGAGCGAGACGAGTGTCAGGGGGTGGTGATTGGGGACGAGTTTTGGGTGGTGAGCGGGTACGGCACGGAGAGCCAAGGGGTGTTTGAGGGAGGCGCTGAGGCGTTGGAGTTCGGGTCGGGTCGGTGGAGGCGGGTGGACGGAGCGTGGGAGGTGGGCCAGTGCCCGAGGCAATGCGTTGGGGTTGGGATAGATGGAAAATTGACGAGTTGGAGTGAGTTGGACTCGGCGGTCCGAGTTGGAACGTGCGGAGTGACGGTCGGGGGTGGGACCCTGGTGATGGGGTCGGAGTACCAGGGGGCAAAGCAAGGGTTCTATATGGTAGAGGAAATGAAGggagggcaaaatggtaaattGGAGAAGATTAGTGTACCTGATGagttttctgggtttgttcAATCGGGTTGCTGCGttgagatttga
- the LOC117631818 gene encoding probable polyamine transporter At3g13620 — MKAANSSPNSKTILPENEKQEAVQEPPMFSTTKIKSKRLSFIPLVFLIYFQVSGGPYGTESIVGSGGPFFAILGFLLFPVIWSIPEALVTAELATAFPGNGGFVIWTHQAFGPFWGFLVGFWKFLSAVINLSSYPVLCIDYIDPILPTSFSPLPHYLVISVSTMLLSVLNFIGLPTVGYAAISLGVLSYLPFLVISVFAIPKIDPSNWAVLGQKGRKKEWPLFFNSLFWNLNCWDNVSTLVVEGVKKPSKTLPKAFLSAGLLTCLTSLIPMLAATGAMSLDLDDWVDGFYTVVGEKIVGKRFKKWVRIGAFLSGIGVYQSQLSSCSYQLSGMAELGLLPKLFGVRSKRFNTPWLGIMIPTVISVLVSYMNFRHVTSLVNVLNSLGMLVEFSAFIWLRVKFPAVERPFKIPITRLRWLIAVLFIPFGFLVYVICVGTKIIYLVIAVLTAVGIIWYFCMKIFQAAMWLDFNHVVKKLADYEDFGGYYERILK, encoded by the exons ATGAAAGCCgccaattcttctccaaattcaaaaaccattcttcctgaaaatgaaaaacaagaagCGGTACAAGAACCTCCAATGTTTAGCACCACCAAGATCAAAAGCAAAAGACTATCATTCATCCCTTTAGTTTTCCTCATTTACTTTCAAGTCTCTGGTGGCCCTTATGGCACAGAGTCCATTGTTGGCTCTGGGGGGCCTTTCTTTGCCATCCTTGGCTTTCTACTCTTCCCAGTCATTTGGAGCATCCCTGAGGCCCTTGTCACTGCTGAGTTGGCCACGGCCTTTCCCGGCAATGGTGGCTTTGTCATATGGACTCACCAAGCCTTCGGTCCCTTCTGGGGCTTCCTTGTTGGTTTCTGGAAGTTTCTTAGTGCTGTCATAAACTTATCTTCCTACCCTGTTCTCTGTATAGACTACATTGATCCAATACTGCCAACTTCCTTCTCACCCTTGCCTCACTATTTAGTTATCTCTGTTTCAACCATGTTGCTCTCTGTTCTCAACTTCATTGGTTTGCCTACTGTAGGCTATGCTGCAATATCTTTGGGGGTTTTGTCATACTTGCCATTCTTAgtaatttctgtttttgcaATTCCCAAGATTGATCCTAGCAATTGGGCTGTTTTAGGCCAGAAGGGTAGGAAAAAAGAATGgccattgttcttcaattCCCTGTTTTGGAACTTGAATTGTTGGGACAATGTAAGTACTTTAGTTGTAGAGGGTGTTAAGAAACCCTCCAAGACATTACCAAAAGCATTTCTCTCAGCTGGGTTGTTGACTTGCTTGACTTCTTTGATACCCATGCTGGCTGCAACTGGGGCTATGTCCCTTGACCTAGATGACTGGGTTGATGGGTTTTACACAGTTGTTGGAGAAAAAATTGTGGGGAAAAGGTTCAAAAAATGGGTTAGGATTGGAGCCTTTTTATCTGGCATTGGTGTGTATCAGTCCCAATTGAGCAGCTGTTCATACCAGCTTTCTGGCATGGCTGAATTAGGCTTGTTACCGAAACTTTTCGGTGTGCGGTCCAAACGGTTCAATACACCCTGGTTGGGAATTATGATCCCAACAGTGATATCAGTCCTGGTTTCTTACATGAATTTCAGGCATGTCACATCCTTGGTGAATGTTTTAAACAGTCTGGGCATGCTAGTCGAATTTTCAGcttttatttggttgagggTGAAGTTTCCAGCTGTGGAGAGGCCCTTTAAAATTCCAATTACCAGGCTGAGGTGGTTGATAGCAGTGTTGTTCATTCCATTTGGGTTTTTGGTGTACGTAATTTGTGTTGgcacaaaaattatatactTGGTGATTGCTGTGCTGACTGCGGTTGGGATCATTTGGTACTTCTGCATGAAGATTTTCCAAGCTGCAATGTGGCTTGACTTCAACCATGTTGTGAAAAAGCTAGCAGATTATGAAGACTTTGGGGG CTATTATGAACGAATTCTGAAATAA